One Peromyscus leucopus breed LL Stock chromosome 20, UCI_PerLeu_2.1, whole genome shotgun sequence genomic region harbors:
- the Rpl3 gene encoding 60S ribosomal protein L3, producing the protein MSHRKFSAPRHGSLGFLPRKRSSRHRGKVKSFPKDDPSKPVHLTAFLGYKAGMTHIVREVDRPGSKVNKKEVVEAVTIVETPPMVVVGIVGYVETPRGLRTFKTVFAEHISDECKRRFYKNWHKSKKKAFTKYCKKWQDDMGKKQLEKDFNSMKKYCQVIRIIAHTQMRLLPLRQKKAHLMEIQVNGGTVAEKLDWARERLEQQVPVNQVFGQDEMIDVIGVTKGKGYKGVTSRWHTKKLPRKTHRGLRKVACIGAWHPARVAFSVARAGQKGYHHRTEINKKIYKIGQGYLIKDGKLIKNNASTDYDLSDKSINPLGGFVHYGEVTNDFVMLKGCVVGTKKRVLTLRKSLLVQTKRRALEKIDLKFIDTTSKFGHGRFQTMEEKKAFMGPLKKDRIAKEEGA; encoded by the exons ATG TCTCACAGGAAATTCTCTGCTCCCAGGCATGGGTCCTTGGGCTTCTTGCCTCGGAAGCGCAGCAGCCGGCATCGTGGGAAAGTGAAGAGcttccccaaggatgaccctTCCAAGCCTGTACATCTCACAGCCTTTCTAGGCTACAAGGCTGGCATGACCCATATCGTCCGGGAAGTTGACAGACCAGGATCCA AGGTGAATAAGAAAGAAGTTGTAGAAGCTGTCACCATTGTGGAAACACCACCCATGGTAGTTGTGGGCATTGTGGGATATGTTGAAACCCCACGAGGCCTCCGGACCTTCAAGACAGTATTTGCTGAGCACATCAGTGATGAGTGTAAAAGGCGTTTCTACAAGAACTG GCACAAGTCTAAGAAGAAGGCCTTTACCAAATACTGTAAGAAATGGCAGGATGACATGGGCAAGAAACAGCTGGAGAAGGACTTCAACAGCATGAAGAAGTACTGCCAGGTCATCCGCATCATTGCCCACACTCAG ATGCGTCTGCTTCCTCTGCGCCAGAAGAAGGCACACTTGATGGAGATCCAGGTGAATGGGGGCACTGTAGCCGAGAAGCTGGACTGGGCCCGGGAGAGGCTGGAGCAGCAGGTTCCTGTGAACCAGGTGTTTGGACAGGATGAGATGATTGATGTCATCGGGGTGACAAAAGGCAAAGGCTACAAAG GGGTGACCAGTCGTTGGCACACAAAGAAACTGCCCCGCAAGACCCATCGAGGTTTGCGCAAGGTTGCCTGTATTGGAGCCTGGCACCCTGCCCGTGTGGCCTTCTCTGTGGCTCGAGCTGGACAGAAAGGCTACCATCATCGAACAGAGATTAACAAGAAG ATTTACAAGATTGGTCAAGGCTACCTCATCAAGGATGGTAAGCTGATCAAGAACAATGCATCTACCGACTACGACCTGTCTGACAAGAGCATCAACCCTCTG GGCGGTTTTGTCCATTACGGTGAGGTGACCAATGACTTCGTCATGCTCAAAGGCTGTGTGGTGGGAACCAAGAAGCGAGTGCTCACTCTGCGCAAG TCCTTGCTGGTGCAGACCAAACGACGTGCTCTGGAGAAGATTGACCTGAAGTTCATTGACACCACCTCCAAGTTTGGCCATGGACGTTTCCAGACCATGGaggagaagaaagcatttatg GGACCACTCAAGAAAGACCGCATTGCCAAGGAGGAAGGTGCCTAA